One Vespa crabro chromosome 1, iyVesCrab1.2, whole genome shotgun sequence genomic region harbors:
- the LOC124430250 gene encoding saccharopine dehydrogenase-like oxidoreductase isoform X1, with translation MLKNFIKMKNNKLDIIIFGATGFTGQYVVKEAARLAKETEFNFGVAGRRKEALESTVKACAPDIENVPIIIADIKDEESLKKMVEKAKVLVNCCGPYIHYGEPVIKACIAAKIHYVDVTGEALFIEEMQLKYNEAAQNAGIYIVNACGFDSIPSDLGMVFTQQKFGGEVNSTEVYFSTSNLKNCNKPVANFTSLESLIYGFNQKEKLRDIRKKIFSKKLPELKPKLKFKGWLPHKCAFTNEWSIAFPGADRSIIYRSQRYFFEKYNQRPIQAEVYIGFSSLFYIFMLSFMIILYFLMKFSYGRSLILKYPKLFTYGFISHEEPTEKTLNELKLSFTFLARGWTEKLSEPSDVHSDPPNKEMVTKVTGVNPYAITSVAVMLCALIILKESDKMPEGGGIFTTAAAFSKTSLIDELNKKCLKFEVVSSIEK, from the exons ATGCTTAAg AATTTCATCAAAATGAAGAACAATAagttagatataataatatttggtGCTACTGGATTTACTGGACAATATGTTGTTAAAGAAGCAGCACGTTTGGCTAAAGAAACAGAATTTAATTTTGGCGTAGCTGGACGTAGAAAAGAGGCATTAGAATCTACTGTTAAAGCGTGTGCACCGGATATTG AAAACGTTCCCATTATTATTGCGGATATAAAGGATGAAGAATCTCTTAAGAAAATGGTAGAAAAGGCAAAAGTTCTTGTGAATTGTTGCGgtccatatatacattatgGCGAACCTGTTATTAAAGCTTGTATAGCTGCCAAAATTCATTATGTTGATGTTACTGGAGAAGCTCTG TTCATAGAAGAAATGCAATTGAAGTATAACGAAGCGGCACAAAATGCTGGTATCTATATTGTAAATGCTTGCGGCTTTGATAGCATTCCTTCAGATCTTGGCATGGTTTTTACACAACAAAAGTTTGGCGGGGAAGTTAATAGTACCGAAGTATACTTTAGTACctcaaatttgaaaaattgtaaCAAACCTGTAGCAAACTTTACGTCCTTGGAAAGTTTGATTTATGGATTcaatcaaaaggaaaaattacgtgatattcgtaaaaaaatattttctaagaaattaCCAGAATTGAAGCCCAAATTAAAATTCAA aGGTTGGCTTCCACATAAATGTGCTTTTACAAATGAATGGTCCATAGCATTTCCAGGTGCAGATCGTTCAATAATCTATCGTTCACaaagatatttctttgaaaaatataaccaGAGACCTATTCAGGCTGAAGTATATATTGGATTCTC atctctattttatatatttatgctgagttttatgattatattgtattttcttaTGAAATTTTCATATGGACGCAGTTTAATATTAAag TATCCCAAACTATTTACTTATGGATTCATAAGTCATGAAGAACCAACCgaaaaaacattaaatgaattaaaattatctttcacTTTCTTAGCACGTGGTTGGACTGAAAAATTAAGTGAACCTTCTGATGTTCATTCTGATCCTCCAAATAAGGAGATGGTTACAAAAGTTACAGGTGTTAATCCTTACGCCATAACTAGTGTTGCTGTAATGTTATGTGCTCTTATCATTTTGAAGGAATCTGATAAAATGCCTGAAgg tGGAGGTATCTTTACTACTGCTGCCGCATTTAGTAAGACTTCTCTTATCGatgaattaaacaaaaaatgtcTTAAATTTGAAGTTGTTTCGTccattgaaaaatga
- the LOC124430250 gene encoding saccharopine dehydrogenase-like oxidoreductase isoform X2: protein MKNNKLDIIIFGATGFTGQYVVKEAARLAKETEFNFGVAGRRKEALESTVKACAPDIENVPIIIADIKDEESLKKMVEKAKVLVNCCGPYIHYGEPVIKACIAAKIHYVDVTGEALFIEEMQLKYNEAAQNAGIYIVNACGFDSIPSDLGMVFTQQKFGGEVNSTEVYFSTSNLKNCNKPVANFTSLESLIYGFNQKEKLRDIRKKIFSKKLPELKPKLKFKGWLPHKCAFTNEWSIAFPGADRSIIYRSQRYFFEKYNQRPIQAEVYIGFSSLFYIFMLSFMIILYFLMKFSYGRSLILKYPKLFTYGFISHEEPTEKTLNELKLSFTFLARGWTEKLSEPSDVHSDPPNKEMVTKVTGVNPYAITSVAVMLCALIILKESDKMPEGGGIFTTAAAFSKTSLIDELNKKCLKFEVVSSIEK from the exons ATGAAGAACAATAagttagatataataatatttggtGCTACTGGATTTACTGGACAATATGTTGTTAAAGAAGCAGCACGTTTGGCTAAAGAAACAGAATTTAATTTTGGCGTAGCTGGACGTAGAAAAGAGGCATTAGAATCTACTGTTAAAGCGTGTGCACCGGATATTG AAAACGTTCCCATTATTATTGCGGATATAAAGGATGAAGAATCTCTTAAGAAAATGGTAGAAAAGGCAAAAGTTCTTGTGAATTGTTGCGgtccatatatacattatgGCGAACCTGTTATTAAAGCTTGTATAGCTGCCAAAATTCATTATGTTGATGTTACTGGAGAAGCTCTG TTCATAGAAGAAATGCAATTGAAGTATAACGAAGCGGCACAAAATGCTGGTATCTATATTGTAAATGCTTGCGGCTTTGATAGCATTCCTTCAGATCTTGGCATGGTTTTTACACAACAAAAGTTTGGCGGGGAAGTTAATAGTACCGAAGTATACTTTAGTACctcaaatttgaaaaattgtaaCAAACCTGTAGCAAACTTTACGTCCTTGGAAAGTTTGATTTATGGATTcaatcaaaaggaaaaattacgtgatattcgtaaaaaaatattttctaagaaattaCCAGAATTGAAGCCCAAATTAAAATTCAA aGGTTGGCTTCCACATAAATGTGCTTTTACAAATGAATGGTCCATAGCATTTCCAGGTGCAGATCGTTCAATAATCTATCGTTCACaaagatatttctttgaaaaatataaccaGAGACCTATTCAGGCTGAAGTATATATTGGATTCTC atctctattttatatatttatgctgagttttatgattatattgtattttcttaTGAAATTTTCATATGGACGCAGTTTAATATTAAag TATCCCAAACTATTTACTTATGGATTCATAAGTCATGAAGAACCAACCgaaaaaacattaaatgaattaaaattatctttcacTTTCTTAGCACGTGGTTGGACTGAAAAATTAAGTGAACCTTCTGATGTTCATTCTGATCCTCCAAATAAGGAGATGGTTACAAAAGTTACAGGTGTTAATCCTTACGCCATAACTAGTGTTGCTGTAATGTTATGTGCTCTTATCATTTTGAAGGAATCTGATAAAATGCCTGAAgg tGGAGGTATCTTTACTACTGCTGCCGCATTTAGTAAGACTTCTCTTATCGatgaattaaacaaaaaatgtcTTAAATTTGAAGTTGTTTCGTccattgaaaaatga